One part of the Symphalangus syndactylus isolate Jambi chromosome 1, NHGRI_mSymSyn1-v2.1_pri, whole genome shotgun sequence genome encodes these proteins:
- the CCDC88B gene encoding coiled-coil domain-containing protein 88B isoform X3, producing MEGGKGPRLRDFLSGSLATWALGLAGLVGEAEESEEEEEEEPPLWLEKRFLRLSDGALLLRVLGIIAPSSRGGPRMLRGLDGPAAWRVWNLNHLWGRLRDFYQEELQLLILSPPPDLQTLGFDPLSEEAVEQLEGVLRLLLGASVQCEHRELFIRHIQGLSLEVQSELAAAIQEVTQPGAGVVLALSGPEPGELAPAELEMLSRSLMGTLSRLARERDLGAQRLAELLLEREPLCLRPEAPSRAPAEGPSHHLALQLANAKAQLRRLRQELEEKAELLLDSQAEVQGLEAEIRRLRQEAQALSGQAKRAELYREEAEAMRERAGRLPRLQEELRRCRERLQAAEDCKSQLEEERVLSGVLEASKALLEEQLEAARERCARLHETQRENLLLRTRLGEAHAELDSLRHQVDQLAEENVELELELQRSLELPPGSPGEAPLAGVSPSLQDEVREAEAGRLRTLERENRELRGLLQVLQGQPGGQHPLLEAPREDPVLLVLEEAPQTPVASDHSPQGFVQKARDGGPQALDMAPPALDSVLEGSAECPQAPDSDPQEAESPLQAAAMDPQASDWSPQESGFPVETQESPEKAGCRSSLQSPASVAPPQGPGTKIQAPQSLGGETKGREAPQGELVPQAWGLRQEGPEHKPGPLEPSSVQLEEQEGPNQGLDLATGQSEAREHDQRLEGTVGDPAWQKPQQKSEGALEVQAWKGPIPGESLASGVAEQEALREEVAQLRRKAEALGAELEAQARKLEAQDTEAARLSKELAQARRAEAEAHREAEAQAWEQARLREAVEAAGRELEAASQEREALVEALAAAGRERRQWEREGSRLRAQSEAAEERMQVLESEGRQHLEEAERERREKEALQAELEKAVVRGEELGARLEHLQRELEQVALERQEFLREQESQHQRYQDLEQRLEAELQAAATSKEEALMELKTRALKLEEELFQLRQGPAGLGPKKHVEPRLVETQNVRLIEVERSNATLVAEKAALQGQLQHLEGQLGSLQGRAQELLLQSQRAQEHSSRLQAEKSVLEIQGQELHRKLEVLEEEVRAARQSQEETRGQQQALLRDHESLAQLQRRQEAELEGLLVRHRDLKANMRALELAHRELQGRHEQLQAQRASVEAQEVALLAERERLMQDGHRQRGLEEELRRLQSEHDRAQMLLAEVSRERGELQGERGELRGRLARLELERAQLEMQSQQLRESNQQLDLSACRLTTQCELLTQLRSAQEEENRQLLAEVQALSRENRELLERSLESRDHLHREQREYLDQLNALRREKQKLVEKIMDQYRVLEPGPLPRTKVPFPRTHAPGPELPLPAG from the exons ATGGAGGGGGGCAAGGGGCCCAGGCTCAGAGACTTCCTGAGTGGGAGTCTGGCTACCTGG GCGCTGGGACTGGCCGGGCTGGTCGGGGAGGCGGAGGAgtcagaagaggaagaggaggaagagccgCCCCTTTGGTTGGAGAAGAGATTCCTGCGCCTCAGCGATGGGGCCCTGCTCCTCCGGGTGCTCGGCATCAT TGCCCCCAGCTCCCGAGGGGGACCTCGCATGCTCAGAGGCCTTGACGGACCTGCTGCCTGGCGAGTGTGGAACCTGAACCACCTGTGGGGCCGACTGAGGGACTTCTACCAG GAGGAGCTGCAGCTGCTGATCCTGTCGCCACCCCCAGACCTCCAGACACTGGGATTTGACCCCCTCTCAG AAGAAGCGGTGGAGCAGCTGGAAGGTGTTCTTCGGCTACTGTTGGGAGCGTCAGTACAG TGTGAGCACCGGGAACTCTTCATCCGCCACATCCAGGGCCTCAGTCTCGAGGTCCAGAGCGAGCTGGCCGCTGCCATCCAGGAG GTGACCCAGCCGGGGGCTGGCGTGGTGCTGGCACTGTCTGGGCCAGAGCCTGGGGAGCTGGCACCTGCCGAGCTGGAGATGCTGTCCCGGAGCCTGATGGGGACACTGTCGAGGCTGGCACGGGAGCGTGACCTGGGGGCCCAG CGGCTGGCTGAACTGCTGCTGGAGCGAGAACCCCTCTGCTTGAGGCCTGAGGCTCCCTCTAGGGCTCCCGCCGAGGGCCCCTCGCACCATCTGGCCCTGCAGCTGGCCAACGCCAAGGCTCAGCTGCGGCGTCTGCGGCAGGAGCT GGAGGAGAAGGCCGAGCTGCTGCTAGACTCCCAGGCCGAGGTGCAGGGTTTGGAGGCCGAAATAAGAAGGCTCCGCCAGGAG GCCCAGGCGCTGTCGGGACAGGCCAAACGGGCCGAGCTGTACCGCGAAGAGGCAGAGGCGATGCGGGAGCGGGCCGGCCGCCTGCCCCgcctgcaggaggagctgaggcgCTGCCGAGAGCGGCTGCAGGCGGCTGAGGACTGCAAGAGCCAGCTGGAG GAGGAGCGGGTGCTCTCAGGGGTGCTGGAGGCCTCCAAGGCGCTGCTGGAAGAGCAGCTGGAGGCTGCCCGAGAGCGCTGCGCCCGGCTGCACGAGACCCAGCGCGAGAACCTGCTGCTGCGGACCCGGCTGGGCGAGGCCCATGCG GAGCTGGACTCTCTGCGGCATCAGGTGGACCAGCTGGCTGAGGAGAAtgtggagctggagctggagcttcAGCGGAGCTTGGAGCTACCCCCAGGATCCCCTGGGGAGG CACCCCTGGCAGGAGTGTCACCCTCGCTGCAAGATGAggtgagggaggcagaggctgggcgGCTTCGGACCCTTGAGAGGGAGAACCGGGAGCTTCGGGGGCTGCTTCAGGTGCTTCAGGGGCAGCCAGGGGGTCAG CACCCCCTGCTGGAGGCACCGAGAGAGGACCCTGTGCTTCTGGTGCTGGAGGAGGCTCCCCAGACTCCTGTGGCCTCCGACCACAGCCCTCAGGGCTTCGTTCAGAAGGCAAGGGATGGAGGCCCCCAGGCCTTGGACATGGCTCCCCCGGCATTAGACTCAGTGCTCGAGGGGTCAGCTGAGTGTCCCCAGGCACCTGATTCAGACCCACAGGAGGCAGAGAGTCCCCTTCAGGCAGCTGCCATGGATCCCCAGGCCTCAGACTGGTCCCCCCAAGAGTCAGGCTTTCCTGTGGAGACACAGGAGTCCCCAGAGAAGGCTGGCTGTAGATCCTCTCTCCAGAGCCCTGCTTCTGTGGCCCCACCTCAGGGTCCAGGGACCAAAATTCAGGCCCCGCAGTCGCTGGGAGGAGAGACCAAGGGAAGAGAGGCTCCCCAAGGCGAGTTGGTGCCTCAGGCCTGGGGGTTGAGACAGGAGGGCCCTGAGCACAAGCCAGGGCCTTTGGAGCCCAGCTCTGTGCAGCTGGAGGAGCAGGAGGGCCCAAACCAGGGCCTGGACCTGGCCACGGGACAATCAGAGGCCAGAGAGCATGACCAGAGGCTGGAGGGGACGGTCGGGGACCCAGCCTGGCAAAAACCACAGCAGAAGTCAGAAGGGGCTCTTGAGGTCCAGGCCTGGAAGGGCCCAATCCCAGGGGAGAGTCTGGCCAGTGGTGTTGCAGAGCAGGAGGCCCTCAGAGAGGAGGTGGCACAGCTGAGGAGAAAGGCTGAGGCCCTTGGAGCTGAGCTGGAAGCCCAGGCGCGAAAGCTGGAGGCCCAAGACACGGAGGCCGCCCGCCTCTCCAAGGAGCTGGCCCAAGCGCGGAGGGCAGAGGCCGAGGCCcaccgggaggcagaggcccaGGCCTGGGAGCAAGCCCGGCTGCGGGAGGCAGTGGAGGCTGCCGGccgggagctggaggctgcatcCCAGGAACGGGAGGCGCTGGTGGAGGCGCTGGCAGCAGCGGGCCGGGAGCGGAGGCAGTGGGAGCGTGAGGGGTCCAGGCTGCGGGCCCAGTCGGAGGCCGCCGAGGAACGGATGCAGGTGCTGGAGAGCGAGGGCCGCCAGCACTTGGAAGAGGCTGAGAGGGAGCGCCGGGAGAAGGAGGCCCTCCAGGCG GAGCTGGAGAAAGCTGTGGTGCGGGGCGAGGAGTTGGGGGCCCGGCTGGAGCATCTGCAGCGTGAGCTGGAGCAGGTGGCTCTCGAGCGCCAGGAATTTCTGCGAGAACAGGAAAGCCAGCACCAGAG GTATCAGGACTTGGAGCAGCGGCTGGAAGCTGAGCTGCAGGCGGCGGCGACCAGCAAGGAGGAGGCACTGATGGAGCTCAAGACCAGGGCCCTGAAGCTGGAAGAGGAGCTGTTCCAG CTGCGCCAGGGCCCCGCGGGGCTGGGGCCCAAAAAGCATGTGGAGCCTCGGCTGGTGGAGACCCAGAACGTGCGGCTTATAGAGGTGGAGCGCAGT AATGCGACGCTGGTGGCAGAGAAGGCAGCTTTGCAGGGGCAGCTGCAGCACCTGGAAGGGCAGCTGGGGAGCCTGCAGGGCCGTGCCCAGGAGCTGCTGCTGCAGAGCCAGCGGGCACAGGAGCATAGCAGCCGCCTGCAG GCCGAGAAGTCTGTGCTGGAGATTCAGGGCCAGGAGCTGCACCGGAAGCTGGAGGTGTTGGAGGAGGAGGTGCGGGCGGCGCGGCAGTCCCAGGAGGAGACCCGCGGGCAGCAGCAGGCCCTGCTTCGGGACCACGAGTCCCTGGCACAGCTGCAGCGGCGGCAGGAGGCTGAGCTAGAGGGACTGCTGGTGCGGCACCGAGACCTCAAGGCCAACATGCGGGCACTGGAGCTGGCCCACCGGGAGCTGCAGGGCCG GCATGAGCAGCTGCAGGCCCAGCGGGCCAGCGTGGAGGCACAGGAGGTGGCCCTGCTGGCAGAGCGTGAACGCCTGATGCAGGATGGGCATCGGCAGCGGGGCCTGGAGGAGGAGCTGCGGAGGCTTCAGAGCGAGCACGACAG GGCTCAGATGCTGCTGGCAGAGGTGTCTCGGGAGCGGGGTGAGCTGCAGGGTGAACGCGGGGAGCTACGGGGCCGCCTGGCGCGACTGGAGCTGGAGCGGGCACAGCTGGAGATGCAGAGCCAACAGCTGCGCGAGTCCAACCAGCAGCTGGACCTGAGCGCCTGCCGGCTGACCACGCAGTGTGAG CTATTGACACAGCTGCGAAGTGCCCAGGAAGAGGAGAACCGGCAGCTGCTGGCTGAAGTTCAGGCCCTGAGCCGGGAGAACAGGGAGCTCCTGGAGCGCAGCCTGGAGAGCCGGGACCACCTGCACCGCGAACAGCGGGAGTACCT GGACCAGCTTAATGCCCTGCGCCGTGAGAAGCAGAAGCTCGTGGAGAAGATCATGGACCAATACCGCGTGCTGGAGCCCGGGCCCCTTCCCCGGACCAA GGTCCCCTTCCCCCGCACCCATGCGCCGGGCCCAGAGCTCCCTCTGCCTGCGGGATGA